The following are from one region of the Arachis duranensis cultivar V14167 chromosome 10, aradu.V14167.gnm2.J7QH, whole genome shotgun sequence genome:
- the LOC107468933 gene encoding uncharacterized protein LOC107468933 — translation MIADESGDDLGTTGPRRATGGSSSSTQQYPPHFSALDLDAMRQDKNAVQASGFGARDTEGSAGMTEFQVGQQFQDKDEALLSVKTYSIRRGVQYKVVESDYRRYVGKCSEFGNGCTWLIRLSLRQRKGIWEVKWYNGPHTCLATSISSDHRSLDYHVIATFIMPMVRADAAVNIKVLQNATAAHFGFRPTYRRVWMAKQKAVADIYGDWDESYNELPRLFWTFPPCIEAFRHCKPLVSIDGTHLYGKYGGTLLVAIAQDGNSNILPVAFALVEGENAESWSFFLSHLREHVTPQLGLLVISDRHSGIKAALEAPDGGWLPPAAYWAFCIRHVAANFTLTFKGKDARRLLVNAAYVKTEVEFDYWFDILRSENPAMCDWANRIEYLLWTQYSDEGRRFGHMTTNISECVNSILKGVRNLPVCSLVKATYGRLAELFVRKGREAEAQLGTGQQFSQYLVKCIEANLKTARCFTVTIYDRDNSEYTVAETTPTGSFSLGTYRVSLGSKTCDCGYFQALHFPCPHALACCSYSRITWQPYVHQVYRLSSVFGVYQMGFTPPIPEGFWPPYAGPTVIPDPNMRRAREGRPRSTRIRTNIDDADPNCPKRCGLCRQTGHTRRSCPQAAGPSGTAGN, via the exons ATGATCGCTGATGAAAGCGGCGATGATCTTGGAACTACTGGTCCGAGAAGGGCTACAGGTGGATCTAGTTCTAGCACACAGCAGTATCCACCCCATTTTTCCGCGTTAGACCTGGATGCCATGCGGCAGGACAAAAATGCTGTGCAGGCCTCTGGATTTGGGGCTAGAGATACCGAGGGGTCTGCCGGTATGACCGAGTTCCAGGTTGGCCAACAATTTCAGGATAAAGATGAGGCGTTGTTGAGTGTGAAGACGTACAGCATCCGCCGAGGGGTCCAGTACAAGGTCGTTGAGTCAGACTACCGCAGGTATGTGGGAAAGTGTTCTGAATTTgggaatgggtgcacatggCTGATTCGGTTGAGTCTCCGACAGCGGAAGGGTATCTGGGAAGTGAAGTGGTACAACGGACCGCATACCTGTCTtgccacctccatctccagcGACCATAGGAGTCTGGACTACCATGTGATAGCCACATTCATTATGCCGATGGTTAGGGCTGATGCCGCTGTCAACATCAAGGTGCTTCAAAATGCCACGGCCGCACACTTTGGGTTCAGGCCAACATACAGGAGGGTATGGATGGCGAAGCAGAAGGCCGTTGCCGACATATATGGGGACTGGGACGAGTCGTACAACGAGCTCCCTAG GCTGTTCTGGACTTTCCCCCCTTGTATCGAGGCATTCCGTCATTGCAAGCCGTTGGTGAGTATTGACGGCACCCATCTATATGGGAAGTATGGTGGAACGTTGCTAGTCGCGATTGCACAGGACGGAAACTCCAACATACTCCCCGTGGCATTTGCACTAGTTGAGGGTGAGAATGCAGAGTCAtggtctttctttctttcccacCTCCGTGAGCATGTGACACCTCAGCTGGGTCTGTTAGttatttcagataggcatagcGGCATCAAGGCAGCCCTCGAGGCTCCGGATGGGGGATGGCTACCCCCAGCTGCATACTGGGCGTTCTGCATTCGACACGTTGCAGCGAATTTTACCCTGACGTTCAAGGGAAAAGATGCCCGGAGGCTTCTTGTTAACGCCGCATATGTGAAGACCGAAGTGGAGTTTGACTACTGGTTTGACATTCTGCGCTCTGAGAATCCGGCAATGTGTGACTGGGCGAACCGAATTGAGTATTTGTTGTGGACACAGTACTCTGATGAGGGTCGGAGATTCGGGCACATGACGACCAATATTTCGGAGTGTGTCAACTCAATCCTGAAGGGGGTAAGAAACCTCCCTGTTTGCTCACTGGTGAAGGCCACATACGGAAGGCTTGCTGAGCTATTTGTCCGTAAGGGAAGGGAGGCCGAGGCTCAGTTGGGTACTGGACAACAATTCAGTCAATACCTAGTAAAGTGTATCGAGGCCAACCTGAAGACAGCCAGGTGCTTCACGGTGACCATTTACGACAGGGATAACTCGGAGTACACCGTGGCTGAGACGACTCCGACAGGTTCATTCTCACTTGGTACGTACAGGGTCTCACTCGGGTCTAAGACTTGTGATTGTGGATACTTCCAAGCACTTCATTTCCCGTGTCCTCACGCACTGGCATGCTGTTCTTATTCACGTATTACATGGCAGCCTTACGTCCACCAGGTCTATCGGCTTAGTTCCGTTTTTGGTGTCTATCAGATGGGATTTACACCTCCCATTCCGGAAGGTTTCTGGCCACCTTATGCCGGTCCTACCGTTATACCGGATCCGAATATGAGGCGTGCGAGGGAAGGTCGTCCTAGGTCCACACGAATTCGCACAAACATAGATGATGCAGATCCGAACTGCCCAAAGAGATGTGGCCTCTGCAGGCAAACAGGACACACCCGTCGTAGTTGTCCACAAGCCGCAGGCCCCAGCGGGACTGCTGGGAATTAA